Sequence from the Undibacterium piscinae genome:
GCTTTGCCGTTCTCAACATATTGATCCAGATGGGTGTCACCCAGAGTAACTGCCCACGGCTCGCCAAGGTGATCGACATTATGTGAATTTCTTACATCCTCACGCAAAATAAGCCGAGCCCAATCCAAGGCTCCACGCAGCACCCATTTTTTTTGCAGCTGAAAACGTTGATTTTCAATCGAGCGCACCTGCACTTGCTGTTGCCAAAATAAGCTGGCCACAATAGTAATGGCCAAGGTCGTCAGCAATAGAGCGGTCACCACGGCGACACCGTTTTGCTTTTGCCTTTTCATGCAGCTCCCAGCAAAAATATCTTCAGCAAAGGATGCTCGCGCCCCTGCAATTGCAGGGAAACTTCCAGGCCTGTTTTCGGCGTCACTGTTTTACCGCTCTTCACGCCAGACAGGGTGGCATCGCCACCATCGCTACCGGCAATCCGCCAGTTATTTTCATTCGGATTCCATGTGCGCATTTCCAGGGCGATGACTTTCGACTGCAGCTCAACCACAGCCATATTATCGGTATCACTGATCGCGCTTTGCCAGACTTCGTCCAGCATCTTCAGATCACGGGTCGCTGGAGACTCACGTCGGCTCAATACTCCCTCGACTAACCTATACGCCACAACCTGTAAACGCGTCGGCTGCTGATCCTCATTGACCGTGCGTACCATCACCAAGCTCTGCTGTGAAGCACGCAAACTTTCGCGCCCCGCAAGCAAGTTATCTCCCGCCAGATGGGCGCAGTCATTTTCAAGCTGGGCAAAACTGATCTGTATTCCCCTGGTCTGCTCCAGTTCACTGGTCAGGCTCATACGTGCACGCACGATACTATCGAGACCGCGCCAACCGAGCACGGCAATAATCGCCAGTATCGAGATCGCCACCAGCAACTCAATCAGGGTAAAGCCCGATGCTTTTTTCAAAATATTACAGCGCATTCGGAACCACCTGAGTGAGCTTGACGATACGACGCTCTGGGTGCGAAGCTTCAAACACCAGCACCTCAACGCGCCGGAACGAGGGATTCGGTGTAGCGAGAACATGTTCTTCGCAGATCAGGTTCATCTCCGCTTGAGGGCAAGGAAAACTACGCTCACCAAACGCCGGCCATTCATGAGCAAGGCGAATTTGCGACAAGCGATTCTCCGCCGACCAGCTCGCCATCATTGCCGCCCGCAGATCACCGCTATTTTGCGTCAGACTGCCGACGGCACGCAAACTCGCACCAAGCGCAGTGCCAACGATGACAAGTGCAACCAAGACTTCCAGTAAAGTGAAGCCAGCCGACAAAGGCGTGCGGAAACGGGGCATTAACATAAAACTTAGCGATGACTCATTCAACGACAAAATGGCCGATGCCATCTGCCTTAATCGCGACATGATCTTCACCCACACTCAGATCAAGCACAAAGGGTTTATCCACTGGCTCACGCCCAAAAACGATGCGTAATCCGGCACCTGAACGCACGGCAGGCGTCATCGACAGCTTCATAGGGGAACGCACGAACTCACGCTCGCGCAGCATCTCGACATCATTAATCCGTTCCCACTTATTTTCGTTACGAATCAAAAAATAATAACCATTCTGATTCGCCTCAAATGCCGTCGGACTATTCCGCACAATAGCCTCTTCACGCACCAGTTGCATCAGCAAAGCGATACGCTGGGCATCGGTCTGCAGTTGCTGGCGACTACTTTGCATGGTACCAAACGAAACGGCACCGAGCATGATGCCGATAATCACCAGCACCACCAGTAACTCAAGCAAGGTAAAGCCGCGCTGCCGCTTAGGCGATGAGACCAGATGTGTCATACCGGACTGTGTACCTGAATGAGTGATTACACTTTGCGAACCTATATCGGCATCACGAAACGATTTCTGCCTTAATTCCCGGCGACAAATATTGATAGGAATTACCCCAAGGATCTTTCGGCATCGAATAGCCGCCAGTCTTCCATCCATTGGCGGAAAAAAACGATGCGTAATCCGGCACCTGAACGCACGGCAGGCGTCATCGACAGCTTCATAGGGGAACGCACGAACTCACGCTCGCGCAGCATCTCGACATCATTAATCCGTTCCCACTTATTTTCGTTACGAATCAAAAAATAATAACCATTCTGATTCGCCTCAAATGCCGTCGGACTATTCCGCACAATAGCCTCTTCACGCACCAGTTGCATCAGCAAAGCGATACGCTGGGCATCGGTCTGCAGTTGCTGGCGACTACTTTGCATGGTACCAAACGAAACGGCACCGAGCATGATGCCGATAATCACCAGCACCACCAGTAACTCAAGCAAGGTAAAGCCGCGCTGCCGCTTAGGCGATGAGACCAGATGTGTCATACCGGACTGTGTACCTGAATGAGTGATTACAGGTCCCACGAACCTATATCGGCATCATTGCCGGCGCCACCAGGTTGCCCATCGGCTCCCAATGAAAAAATCTCGATTTCTGCCTTAATTCCCGGCGACAAATATTGATAGGAATTACCCCAAGGATCTTTCGGCAGCTTATCGATATAGCCGCCAGTCTTCCATCCATTGGCGGAAGGGCCTGCGGTAGGCTTGGTGATCAGGGCTTGCAAGCCCTGATCAGTACTCGGGTAATGCATGTTATCCAACTTATATAACTTCAATGCCCCCATCATGGTGGAGATATCCTGCTTAGCTGCGACTATCCGCGCATCATCGGTACGGCCCATCAGTTTCGGCACTACTAAGGCCGCCAATATCCCCATGATCACCACTACAACCATGATTTCTATCAAGGTAAAACCGAGGGCGCGTCGCATCTGCTGTTGACGCGGGAGCTTGAGAAAACTTTGTTTGTTCATAAATATAAAGAGAAATTACGCTAGTTTTTACAAACAAAAACTAGCAAGAATGATCAGTCGGAAATCCTAGCATGAAACTTGCTCACAGATTCAAAGTTTCATGCAAAGTAACACAATACAAACCAATTCCTTTGTGATTTACCATGCCTGACAAATTTCACGAGCCTGGCATGGTTAGGGTAGCCAGCGAGTTTACACCAGATATATTTAAGCATGATTACAACAACGGCCCTGATTGAGCGTCAGGAATATTGTTTTCCCAAGAAAAATAACTGGAGACAAACGCTAATTGGCATCGGAAACACAATTAAATATAAATCAAATATATTATAAATCGACTTTACAGGGAAACAAGCCAATTACAAAATATTACATTCCTTACCAATTACCCGCTTTACGCCAAACGCAAAGGTAAACTACGCAAGCGTGTTCCGGTTAAATGAAAGATCGCATTGGCAACCGCAGGCGCGACGGGAGGCACACCCGGTTCACCTATACCCTCAGGCGACTCCGCACTCTTGATGATGATAGTCTCAATTTCCGGAGTTTCGTTGATGCGTAGCGCGGCATAATCATGGAAATTGCTTTGTTCGACCTGACCGTTTTTGATCGTAATTTCCCCGTATAAGGCGGCGCTAAGGCCAAAAATTACGGCAGATTCCATTTGTTGCGCAATGATATTGGGATTCACCGCGATCCCGCAATCAACGGCACAAGTCACCTTATGCACACGGATTTGCTTATCCTGAACCGATACCTCAGCCACTTCAGCCACGATCGTACCGAACGATTGGTGCAAAGCCACACCTAAGGCTCGGCCAGCCTGAGGCTGCCCGGCTTTGGCCACTGCCGCATTGAGCACGGCAAGATGGCGCGGATGTTTTTGCAACAATTCGCGCCGGAATGCCACCGGATCTTTGCCGGCCGCATGCGCCAGCTCATCAATGAAGCTTTCTTTGAAAAAAGCATTATGCGAATGCCCGACCGAGCGCCAGAACCCAAGCGGCACCGGAGTCGGCACAATCACATGGGCAATTTTCTGATGCTCGAATTCATAGGGCATATCAAACTCCCCCTCCGCCGTGGTCTTATCTGGCCCTGCACCCATCAGGCCAAAAGTACGCTTCAAGACCTGATGCGTAATCGATCCGGAAGCGGATTTATTATCGTAAGCACTGACCTTGCCGTTCGCATCAATGGCGGCACTAAAACGCGCCAACGCAGCGGGCCGGTACATATCGTGCGATGTATCTTCTTCGCGACTCCAGATCAACTGCACCGGCACGCCTTTAGTCTGCATGGCAATTGCCACTGCCTGCACCACCATATCAACTTCCAGCCGACGACCAAAACCACCGCCAAGGTAGCTCATGTGCAGATTCACATCTTCAGATTGGATGTTGGCAATCTTGGCGGCAACGCCGACGGCGATACTTGGCACCTGAGTCGATACCCACAGATCCAATTTGCCATTCTTAAATTGCGCGGTGCAATTGATAGGCTCCATGGCGGCATGCGCCAGAAATGGCGCACGGTATTCCGCTTTAACGACTTTGCCGGAATTAGCCAGCAAAGCTGCGGCAGGATCTCCCTGTTTGTAATAGGTAAAGCCAGATTCCGTATCGAGTTTTTCACTCAGTTCCTGGAAAACTCCCGCACTGGAGAGCCCGACATGCGGCCCGGCATCCCAGCTTACCGGTAAGGCGGCAATCGCCTGTTTAGCCGACCAATACGACTTAGCCACCACAGCGACACCAGAGACGCCAAGCTCACCCACCGCATGGGAAAAATCGACAACCTGGATCACGTCACGCATGGATTTCACCGCATCAGCATCGACTGTCTTTAGCTTACCGCCGATCACCGGACTCATTTTCAAGGCAGCATACAGCATGCCGGGCAAGCGTATGTCGATACCGAATTGCGCCGAGCCATTGACCTTGGCCGCAACATCGGTGCGTGCCTGCGCAGTGCCGATGAGCTTGAAATCTTGCGGCTGCTTCAGGCGAATTTCACCCGGCTCACTGCCAACCGCCTTGGCGGCCAAATCGCCATAGCTGGCATTTTTTCCGGATGGATGTGATACCACACCTTCGTGTACGGTACATTCGGCCGCAGGCACGTCCCACTGTTTGGCTGCAGCGGCAACCAGCATGGCGCGCGCAGTTGCGCCAGCCTCACGCAAGGGCATCCAGGCATCCTTGACGCTGGAAGATCCGCCCGTCACCTGCAAGCCTAACTCACGCGCCAGCTTCGATGTCATCCATTGGGCAGTCTTCTTCAATGCACCAGTATCATCCGTATGAAAAGGCAAACCATCGGCCATGATAGCGATGTTGCCGTAAATTTTATCGATAGGCGCATGCATGGTTTTCACCCTGCTCATAGGGACATCAAGCTCTTCGGCCACCAGCATCTGCAATGCCGTATGTATGCCCTGCCCCATCTCACTTCTATGCATAGCGACAGTGACGCTACCGTCCTTGGCAATCTTGACCCAGCCATTAAAAGCCACTTCACCGTCAGCCACAGCCAAAGGTGACGCTCCCTGCAGTCGTTGGCGTGGCGGCATAACACCCCAACCGACCACTAAGGCCCCTGCTACACTTAGCCCACCCAGGATAAACCGGCGGCGGGATTTGCTTTTTGCTTCTGTCATTATGCGGTCTCTGTAATTTTAATTATTCGGGCACTTCATATTGAACGTCCAACGCTTCAACGCCTCAACGCCTCAACGATTGCGGCGAGGATATCCTTGCGCAAGAATTCTGCTCCAGACTATTTCTTTTTGCTCCTGATTCATGAAAACCCAATCGGCTACTTCAGCCACAGTGCGTCCGCAACCACGGCATACATCGTCAAAGGTGGTCGAGCAAACCGCGACACAGGGAGTATCAGGACGTTCTTTTGCTTCATTCATCATTAAATCTTGTCATCATTTTTAGCATTAAAGGATAAGCCTTCGTCAGCTTAAGTCACACTCATTATAGTAACGTCAATCTTCCACGTCTGGTTTGGTGCATCTCTTCTATTTGCAGACTCGCTGAATGCAAGGATCGCCATCAGAACAAAATGACGGTGCAGGTTGACACCTACCCAAGCTCGGTAGGACAATCTTGCAAACGCGCTATTTTCCACGCTGCAATCCGCATTGCAACCCACATCGCAATTCAAGCATACATTGTTCAATCAATACCTATCTGGAGACGCAATCCGCATGCGGCCTACCGGAAAGATAGCTTGAAAACCCGCATGTCCACTGCGTCTGCAGCTAGTGCCATGTAACACAACAATAACGCAGATCGAGGTTAGTCTTGAACTCAAGCGAGATTCCTCTCCTGATTCGACACCCTTACCGCGCTAAACCATTAGCCTCCAAGAGAACAACCATGACCCAAAATTTCTTTCAATCTTTTATCCTGCTGATCCTGGTCACAGATCCGTTCGGCAGCGTACCGATTTTTGTCAGCGCCCTCAAAAACGTTGCGCCCGAGCGGCGCTGGCGCGTCGTGGTACGCGAATGTGCGATCGCGTTTGCACTGCTGTTGCTGTTTATGTTTTTTGGCAAACACTTTTTGGTCGCGCTGCAATTATCCGAAGTGTCGCTGCGCATAGGCGGCGGCGTAATCCTGTTCCTGATTGCCTTACGTATGGTTTTCCCGCAAGAAGGCGGGATTTTTGGCGATGCCGAAGGAGATCACGAACCTTTCATCGTTCCGCTGGCGATCCCCTTGCTAGCCGGTCCTTCGGCACTGGCGACCGTGTTACTGTTTTCGTCGGATAACCGGCTTGATGTGGCAATTCATGTCGCGGCATTAACCGCCGTAGCGGTCGTCTGGCTAATTGTCCTGTTGAGCGCGGAACGCCTGCAACGCGTATTAGGGATACGCGCCATGACCGCGTTTGAACGCTTAATGGGCCTGATTCTGACTGCGATGTCAGTAGAAATGCTATTGGCAGGTATCAGGGAATACCTGAAAACCCTGGGCTGATCCGACTATTTCAGAGTTAAGCTGAGATGCGCCCGCCAGCGGCATCTCAGCGGCAAACAAATTGCTATTGAAGGTGAAATAGCCGAGCAAGAACAGTATCAGTGCGATGGCAAATTGCTTGAAAAATTGCTTGTTCATGGAGATCTTCCAAATAAGTTAAATGATTTTGTCTTCGTGCATCTGATCTATCTCAGCCTGACTATAACCGAGACTCTGTAAAACTTCCGCATTATGCTGACCCAGTTTTGGCCCCAACCACAGGGTTTGCCCTGGCGTGACCGATAACTTAGGACTAATCGCCGGCAACTTGACCGGTGTGCCATCGGTAAACGCATGCTGCTCAAACATCTCTCGCGCGATGAATTGCGGATCGCTCATCATATCGCGCACCGAATAAATCTTCCCTACCGGCACATCGGCAACAGCGAGTATTTGCAATGCCGTATCGATAGTCTGGGTCGAGCACCAGGATTGGATCGCCGCATCTATCTCAGCGGTACGCGGCACCCGGCCGTCGTTACGCGCCAGTTGCGCATCACTCGCCATATCACTGCGTCCGATCGCCAGCATCAGGCGGTGAAAAATCGCATCACCATTACCGGCAATCACAATATTTTCGCCGTCACCGGTGGTATAGGTATTCGAGGGCACAATGCCTGGCAAAGCGCCGCCGGTACGTTCACGCACCACACCGGCATGATCAAACTCAGGCACCAGGGATTCCATCAGGTTAAACACCGATTCATATAAGGCAACGTCAACCATCTGGCCCTGACCGGCAATACACTCTGCGCCCGTCTTGCCATTCCAACGCCCGCCGGTAACATCGCGGTGTCGCAAGGCCATCATGGCACCGATCACGCCATGCATGGCGGCCACGGAGTCGCCGATGGAAATGCCGACGCGTACCGGCGGCCGGTCCGGATGACCCGATACATAACGTAAACCACCCATAGACTCAGCAATCGCGCCAAAGCCCGGCATGTCTTTCATCGGGCCACTCTGGCCGTAACCCGACAAGCGTACCATGATAGCGGCAGGATTAATCGCCTTTAGATCGGCGTAACCCAATTGCCATTTCTCAAGCACACCAGGCCGGTAATTTTCTATGATGATGTCGGCGTCCAGCGCCAGTTTGCGCGCAATCTCCTGGCCTTGCGGCGACTTCATATTGAGGGTAATACATTTTTTATTGCGCGCCTGCACACTCCACCACAAAGAGGTGCCGTCCTTTAACACCCGCCACTGGCGCAAGGGATCGCCACCATCGGGCGATTCGACCTTGATCACTTCGGCACCAAACTCGGCCAGCATGCGAGAACAAAACGGCCCCGCTATCAGCGTGCCAAGTTCCAATACCTTAATACCCGCCAACGGGCCGGTGTTTTTTTTAGTCGCGTCTGTCATCAGAAGTTAGCTCGCAAGAATGAGACCAATAAATAAAGCCGATAATTGAAACCGATAAGTAAAACCAATAATTTTAGGTTGCGCGCCGGTCCAGCATCGCACGGGCGATGGTGCCGGCATCGACATATTCCAATTCACCACCAACCGGTACGCCGCGCGCCAGACGAGTCACGCCCAGGCCGCGCACCTTCAGCGTTTCGCTAATGTAATGCGCGGTCGCCTCACCCTCATTAGTGAAATTGGTCGCCAGCACTACCTCTTTAACCACCCCGTCAGTGGCTCTGGTAATCAGTCGATCCAGATGAATATCTTTTGGTCCTACCCCATCCAGCGGCGACAAACGCCCCATCAAGACAAAGTACAAACCCTTATAGGTCAGGGTTTGCTCTATCATCAACTGATCGGTCGGTGTTTCAACCACACACAACTTGCTAGCATCACGCTCAGCATCAAGACAGGTTTCGCATTGCTGATGTTCAGTGAAGGTGTTACAGGAAATGCAGTTCCTCACTTTATCCACCGCATTCAACATGGCGCGACCTATCATCGCAGCGCCTTCACGATCATGCTGCAGCAAGTGATAAGCCATACGCTGCGCCGATTTCGGCCCGACTCCGGGCAAGCGACGCAAGGCTTCGCCAAGTAATTCAAGACTGCTGAGGGATTTCAAGGGAGGGTCTTTGGAAAAGGGATGTGTTCAGGGAGAAAGTGCGTACCAGGTGCGCCCATAGAAAGCGCACCTCATGGCGATAGCGTATAGACTTAAAACGGCATTTTAAAGCCAGGAGGCATAGGCATGCCAGCCGTCAAGCCAGACATTTTTTCCGCACTGGTCGCTTCTGCCTTACGCACTGCGTCATTGAAAGCGGCCGCCACCAGGTCTTCCAGCATGTCTTTGTCGTCACCGAACAGGGATGGATCTATGGTGACACGCTTGACGTCGTTTTTACAAGTCATGACCACCTTCACCAGGCCGGCACCGGACTGACCTTCGACTTCAACCAGAGCCAGTTGATCCTGGGCTTTTTTCATATTGTCTTGCATCGCTTGCGCTTGCTTCATTAAGCCTGCGAGTTGGTTTTTCATCATAATGTTCTCCTGAAACAAATTTAAATAGGTTTAACGCTGCCGGTGGCGATAGTTGCACCGAATTCTCTCATTAAAGTCTGCACGAAGGAATCGCTTCGTATAGATTTTTCTGCCTGTACCTGACGTGCGGCGCGCTCCGCTACCGCTTGTGCATTCGCGGTTTGCTCTACCGCGCCAATTTGCGTTTCTATACGCACATCACGACCGAATCGTTCGGACAATGCGGCGATCAGTTTATCTACGCTGCCCGATGACAATAAGGTCGGCAAAGGCACGCGCAAGTGGAACACCACGGCATTGCCATTGATCTCGCATTTAACCAACTCACTCTGCTGAGCCAATTGCTGTGCGACGGCACGTACCGGCAAGGAGGCGGCCAGATTCGGCCAATGGCCGTCCCAACCCAATTCGGTAACCGGAATCGAGACAAAGGGCTTGGCAAGCGTCTCACTGCCAGCTTCGATTGCAGCCGGCACCTTAATCTCGGAACTTTGCTCAACACGTGGCACCACTGCGACCAGCGGTGGAGCGGCAACCTGAGTACGCACCGTATCGGTCTGCGCCATCAAGGGTTTGGCGGCAACCACCGGGGAAGACGAAAACATGACATCGTCATCCCATGGCGGTGGCATATCATCCATACCAACCGGCTCAAATTGCACCTCCCTACGCACGGGCGCTGCAGCAACCGCTGGCACAACTGCGGGCTGAGGCGGCGCTGAGCGTACCGGCGGCACTACCGCAACCGCAGGTGCCACAGTTGCTACAGAGGCAAGCGGTGGATTGCTGGCGGACGCAGGAGGAACAGGGGTAACAGCGGGAACGGCAACTGCGTCGACCGCTGCGGCAAGCGGGGCCTTAGACGCTCCGCCCATCGCCTTATTGCTGCCGGCACGGGCGGCCGCCAATGCGGCCATCGCCGGACTAATCGCCGGTCGCGCTGACGCAGAACTATCTACCGCAACAGCTGACGCCGGACCGGACTGGGCCGGTGCAGGTACTGGTGCAGATGCCGGTACTGTCGCCGGTACTGTCGCTGGCGCTGGTGCAGCAACCGACAGCGGGCTGCTGCGCACCGCATTAACTGGCGTTACCGCCAGCGGAGCACTGGCCGGTCTGGCGGCAGGCGTACGCGCGACGGAAGGATTTGCCGGAGCCTGCTCACTGCCACCCTCAGTCGGACGGAAGGCCAGCATGCGCAGCAAGGTCATGCTAAATCCGGCATATTCATCCGGAGCTAGTCCAAGCTCGTTGCGGCCATGTACGGTGATCTGATAAAACAGTTGTATTTCCTCTTTGCCGAAAAGCTGTGCCAGACGCATCAGATCGGCACGTTCCGGCAAATCCTCGGCGACCGCAGCAGGCACCATTTGCGCAATCGCGATCTGATGTAACAGGCTACCCAAATCTTGCAGGGCTGCCTTATACGAAAGGCTACGCGCCGCCATTTCATCGGCGATATCCAATAAGCCTTTGCCGTCTTGCAAAGCGAGGGCATCAAGCAAACGGATCAGATACGACTGATCCAGCGAACCTAGCATGCTTTGTACGGCATCAAGCGTAACCTTGCCGGCGGCATAGGCGATTGCCTGATCAGTCAGCGACAGGGCATCGCGCATGGAGCCGTGCGCCCCCTGCGCCAACAGACGCAAGGCCGGCACATCAAACCCTATCTGTTCTTGCCCTAAAATATTATCCAGATGGCTGACGATATGCCCGGGCGGCATCTGCTTCAAATTAAATTGCAGGCAGCGCGACAGCACCGTCACCGGAATTTTCTGCGGATCGGTAGTGGCAAGGATAAATTTCACATGCTCAGGCGGCTCTTCCAGCGTCTTCAACATCGAGTTGAACGCATGGTTGGTCAGCATGTGGACTTCATCGATCATATACACTTTGAAGCGTGCATTCGATGGTGCATAAACGGCTTGTTCCAGCAAAGACGCCATCTCATCGACACCACGGTTGGATGCGGCATCCATCTCTATGTAATCAACGAAGCGACCGGCATCAATCGCGGTACAGGCGCCACACACGCCACAAGGGTGAGCGGTAATACCGGTTTCGCAATTGAAAGCCTTGGCTAAGATACGCGACAGCGTGGTCTTACCGACCCCGCGTGTTCCTGTGAACAGATAGGCGTGATGCAGCCGCTGCTGCTCCAGAGCGTGGGATAAGGCACGAACCACGTGCTCTTGCCCAACTAGCGTTTCAAAGCTCTTGGGACGGTATTTGCGGGCGAGGACTTGATATGACATGTCGTAATTTTACCTTATCTGAAGCGCAAAAAAAACGCGCCGTGGCCGCTTCGGCCTT
This genomic interval carries:
- a CDS encoding prepilin-type N-terminal cleavage/methylation domain-containing protein; this translates as MRCNILKKASGFTLIELLVAISILAIIAVLGWRGLDSIVRARMSLTSELEQTRGIQISFAQLENDCAHLAGDNLLAGRESLRASQQSLVMVRTVNEDQQPTRLQVVAYRLVEGVLSRRESPATRDLKMLDEVWQSAISDTDNMAVVELQSKVIALEMRTWNPNENNWRIAGSDGGDATLSGVKSGKTVTPKTGLEVSLQLQGREHPLLKIFLLGAA
- the gspI gene encoding type II secretion system minor pseudopilin GspI; this translates as MPRFRTPLSAGFTLLEVLVALVIVGTALGASLRAVGSLTQNSGDLRAAMMASWSAENRLSQIRLAHEWPAFGERSFPCPQAEMNLICEEHVLATPNPSFRRVEVLVFEASHPERRIVKLTQVVPNAL
- a CDS encoding prepilin-type N-terminal cleavage/methylation domain-containing protein, with product MTHLVSSPKRQRGFTLLELLVVLVIIGIMLGAVSFGTMQSSRQQLQTDAQRIALLMQLVREEAIVRNSPTAFEANQNGYYFLIRNENKWERINDVEMLREREFVRSPMKLSMTPAVRSGAGLRIVFGREPVDKPFVLDLSVGEDHVAIKADGIGHFVVE
- a CDS encoding prepilin-type N-terminal cleavage/methylation domain-containing protein is translated as MTHLVSSPKRQRGFTLLELLVVLVIIGIMLGAVSFGTMQSSRQQLQTDAQRIALLMQLVREEAIVRNSPTAFEANQNGYYFLIRNENKWERINDVEMLREREFVRSPMKLSMTPAVRSGAGLRIVFFRQWMEDWRLFDAERSLG
- the gspG gene encoding type II secretion system major pseudopilin GspG, with the translated sequence MRRALGFTLIEIMVVVVIMGILAALVVPKLMGRTDDARIVAAKQDISTMMGALKLYKLDNMHYPSTDQGLQALITKPTAGPSANGWKTGGYIDKLPKDPWGNSYQYLSPGIKAEIEIFSLGADGQPGGAGNDADIGSWDL
- a CDS encoding xanthine dehydrogenase family protein molybdopterin-binding subunit: MTEAKSKSRRRFILGGLSVAGALVVGWGVMPPRQRLQGASPLAVADGEVAFNGWVKIAKDGSVTVAMHRSEMGQGIHTALQMLVAEELDVPMSRVKTMHAPIDKIYGNIAIMADGLPFHTDDTGALKKTAQWMTSKLARELGLQVTGGSSSVKDAWMPLREAGATARAMLVAAAAKQWDVPAAECTVHEGVVSHPSGKNASYGDLAAKAVGSEPGEIRLKQPQDFKLIGTAQARTDVAAKVNGSAQFGIDIRLPGMLYAALKMSPVIGGKLKTVDADAVKSMRDVIQVVDFSHAVGELGVSGVAVVAKSYWSAKQAIAALPVSWDAGPHVGLSSAGVFQELSEKLDTESGFTYYKQGDPAAALLANSGKVVKAEYRAPFLAHAAMEPINCTAQFKNGKLDLWVSTQVPSIAVGVAAKIANIQSEDVNLHMSYLGGGFGRRLEVDMVVQAVAIAMQTKGVPVQLIWSREEDTSHDMYRPAALARFSAAIDANGKVSAYDNKSASGSITHQVLKRTFGLMGAGPDKTTAEGEFDMPYEFEHQKIAHVIVPTPVPLGFWRSVGHSHNAFFKESFIDELAHAAGKDPVAFRRELLQKHPRHLAVLNAAVAKAGQPQAGRALGVALHQSFGTIVAEVAEVSVQDKQIRVHKVTCAVDCGIAVNPNIIAQQMESAVIFGLSAALYGEITIKNGQVEQSNFHDYAALRINETPEIETIIIKSAESPEGIGEPGVPPVAPAVANAIFHLTGTRLRSLPLRLA
- a CDS encoding DUF1289 domain-containing protein — encoded protein: MMNEAKERPDTPCVAVCSTTFDDVCRGCGRTVAEVADWVFMNQEQKEIVWSRILAQGYPRRNR
- a CDS encoding MarC family protein, which codes for MTQNFFQSFILLILVTDPFGSVPIFVSALKNVAPERRWRVVVRECAIAFALLLLFMFFGKHFLVALQLSEVSLRIGGGVILFLIALRMVFPQEGGIFGDAEGDHEPFIVPLAIPLLAGPSALATVLLFSSDNRLDVAIHVAALTAVAVVWLIVLLSAERLQRVLGIRAMTAFERLMGLILTAMSVEMLLAGIREYLKTLG
- a CDS encoding CoA transferase, giving the protein MTDATKKNTGPLAGIKVLELGTLIAGPFCSRMLAEFGAEVIKVESPDGGDPLRQWRVLKDGTSLWWSVQARNKKCITLNMKSPQGQEIARKLALDADIIIENYRPGVLEKWQLGYADLKAINPAAIMVRLSGYGQSGPMKDMPGFGAIAESMGGLRYVSGHPDRPPVRVGISIGDSVAAMHGVIGAMMALRHRDVTGGRWNGKTGAECIAGQGQMVDVALYESVFNLMESLVPEFDHAGVVRERTGGALPGIVPSNTYTTGDGENIVIAGNGDAIFHRLMLAIGRSDMASDAQLARNDGRVPRTAEIDAAIQSWCSTQTIDTALQILAVADVPVGKIYSVRDMMSDPQFIAREMFEQHAFTDGTPVKLPAISPKLSVTPGQTLWLGPKLGQHNAEVLQSLGYSQAEIDQMHEDKII
- the recR gene encoding recombination protein RecR, whose product is MKSLSSLELLGEALRRLPGVGPKSAQRMAYHLLQHDREGAAMIGRAMLNAVDKVRNCISCNTFTEHQQCETCLDAERDASKLCVVETPTDQLMIEQTLTYKGLYFVLMGRLSPLDGVGPKDIHLDRLITRATDGVVKEVVLATNFTNEGEATAHYISETLKVRGLGVTRLARGVPVGGELEYVDAGTIARAMLDRRAT
- a CDS encoding YbaB/EbfC family nucleoid-associated protein, encoding MMKNQLAGLMKQAQAMQDNMKKAQDQLALVEVEGQSGAGLVKVVMTCKNDVKRVTIDPSLFGDDKDMLEDLVAAAFNDAVRKAEATSAEKMSGLTAGMPMPPGFKMPF
- a CDS encoding DNA polymerase III subunit gamma/tau, which translates into the protein MSYQVLARKYRPKSFETLVGQEHVVRALSHALEQQRLHHAYLFTGTRGVGKTTLSRILAKAFNCETGITAHPCGVCGACTAIDAGRFVDYIEMDAASNRGVDEMASLLEQAVYAPSNARFKVYMIDEVHMLTNHAFNSMLKTLEEPPEHVKFILATTDPQKIPVTVLSRCLQFNLKQMPPGHIVSHLDNILGQEQIGFDVPALRLLAQGAHGSMRDALSLTDQAIAYAAGKVTLDAVQSMLGSLDQSYLIRLLDALALQDGKGLLDIADEMAARSLSYKAALQDLGSLLHQIAIAQMVPAAVAEDLPERADLMRLAQLFGKEEIQLFYQITVHGRNELGLAPDEYAGFSMTLLRMLAFRPTEGGSEQAPANPSVARTPAARPASAPLAVTPVNAVRSSPLSVAAPAPATVPATVPASAPVPAPAQSGPASAVAVDSSASARPAISPAMAALAAARAGSNKAMGGASKAPLAAAVDAVAVPAVTPVPPASASNPPLASVATVAPAVAVVPPVRSAPPQPAVVPAVAAAPVRREVQFEPVGMDDMPPPWDDDVMFSSSPVVAAKPLMAQTDTVRTQVAAPPLVAVVPRVEQSSEIKVPAAIEAGSETLAKPFVSIPVTELGWDGHWPNLAASLPVRAVAQQLAQQSELVKCEINGNAVVFHLRVPLPTLLSSGSVDKLIAALSERFGRDVRIETQIGAVEQTANAQAVAERAARQVQAEKSIRSDSFVQTLMREFGATIATGSVKPI